gattcgctcacaatgcaatgctaacaggagttaacttacaggttgtgagtcagaagcgggaggaattatgataatgtcggtctttactacatcaccaatcccaggaagtaaaccgttgcctacaatccgtgtgtttgttgtagtccaagaaaagagatttacgttatAAACAATAACCTGCTTCaacgtttactttggggtttgtaccttttgcataccGCTAACATATAATACACACACTCCAAAGGAAATCGTAGGAGCTCTTTAACAATAgctgtgtttttattaaattggcaaattgacattgcgaatTGACAATACAGCCAATATAAACACGTCAATTTAgcaaaaactcccatatatTGCCAAAAACGTTTAATGCTCACATGAGGTGGTTTTTTAGCCAATTCGGAAAAGGTGTATTTTGCAAAAACTGCAAacagtgtatttgcattttcaggccatgtttacattagagcatttgcgttttaaaacggcattttaaaatgaaaacgatcctcgtttatactggcatttttaaaaaaatcttcatccacactatacaccaccataaatgcatgaaacatgaccaatcacgtaactgggcatgcgcatataagtgtaaaataactttttactctaataatagcttacctttgcacgtttacgcagcctaggggtgtgcgatattgacaaaaagtcatacatgggtcctttgctggcaactataacagacactatttttgaacctataaaaatgtgtttgggaaagtcttatactgttctatttcccccctacaacatattaatatgattaataggttaattttgattttataactaaacagaaaggtctttatgatttaaaaagaaagcattcaagtgaacagtactaaacagtagcgaattgaagcaaaaataaatgtcagcaaatgcaaactttaatcaaacatagtaagaggtgaagtattgctttagcctaccagaaattcttattgcattaatttttaaaagtgtgcgaggtccgtgcacgtcctccgctagcaacacacaaatagctaaaagcgcaagcgcctaaacgagcattatattaatgacgttgagtttattgtttttattaatttatattcacaaaacttatcaacaaaacatcgattaaaattaagagacaaattatctgaaacgaaattcattttaaagtagcaaacaaaacttacattaaactggaaaataatgtctgacccattacaattctcccttcatattgacCTTTACAACGCCTATattgcgtttaaaattacagtctatctttcgtaagctaactaaatttaaacaaaacataaacacttatactgttctagctccccctacaacatattaaaatgattaataggttaattttgattttataactaaacagaaaggtctttatgatttaaaaagaaagcattctaaacagtagcgaacttgaagcaaaaataaatgtcagcaaatgcaaacttcaatcaaaatatagtaagaagtgaagtattgctttagcctaccagaaatgcttattgcattaatttttaaaagtgtgcgaggtccgtgcacgtcctccgctagcaacacacaaatagctaaaagccaagcgcctaaacaagcattatattaatgacgttgagtttattgtttttattaatttatattcaacaaacttatcaacaaaacatcgattaaaattaagagacaaattatctgaaacaaaattcattttaaagtagcaaacaaaacttacattaaactggaaaataatgtctgacccattacaattctcccttcatattggcctttgcaacgcctatatggcgtataaaattacagtctatctttcgtaagctaactaaatttaaacaaaacataaacacattaaacccaacaatactcaaacattaatataaaacagacattatctataaggatacatgttaaaacaatccgatatagcatttataatagctggttggtagatgtttactatttttggcaaaacctccgttgcaaaccaacatttacatgaataaaataatttttactttgaaaatgatggcTGTCACGTTAATATCAGCTGTTCGTtaacataagactccgtctacgttcatttacactcagagcaacgtctgagttctcaaactaaaacagggtcttcagcgtttgcgaacgaatccgtttatgagggtcgaaaacggtgatgtagtgtagatgaaaggcgtaaacgtagcaaaagtaacgcgttttaaagcataaacgcattaatgtaaacatagcctcagGTCACCTGATGCAAGTAAGTCgcataattattatttgaagatgaAGCAGTATGAACtaaaacctcccagaaacaGATCAATACGTGTCAATACCTTCATTTCACAATAGTGttttgtcgacatttagaaaataacactAAAGTTTTGCACAAATCTGCAATGAAAATGCAGCTTATGAAAAATGATTCAAGAAAGATTTAATAACTTAAACCAAGACTTTACATGGGTATTTTAACCACCAAATATTGACATCCAAGATATTAGTATGGTTAAGAACTTTACTTTTCATGATAAAGGTTGATTTTGCACGGAATTGCCCATTTACTAAAACTGAAGGGATCGTATTGTACCAATGCCTATATCTACTGTATATATTAATTCACTGGGTCCCACACAATATGGCCCTATAGTGTTAATAAACCACAATCAGATATCCTCACAGCTCTGTATTTTAAACTGATTAAATCAATTTGGATTTAATTATAAATGCGtttcatttgctaattttattgCATGAATTTATGTCTTATTGTGTTTGGGTTATTAtggatgtttattttattttatgttttctcCTTTTCAGGTTCAACAGGGTCAACAGATGAAAATTAGCCTGTGGGCTAACTCATACCTATTTAAAGTGTCTGTACTGTTGATTCATGAGTAATGTCCTTTttacaaacaataaataaataaaagaaatacagAATTAACAGAGAGAATATCCACATACCCAAAAAATCCTTTGAGGAACGTGACGTAGATCAGAGGAGCAAAGACAGAAAAATACAGGAATGTGGTCACATCAACACAACTGTGAAGATAGACAGAAGACAAATAGAGGGGTTTAAACAATCTGAGTGCTCATTCAATCTGgtattttcatttcttttttcaATTACACCTGAAATTAAAGAGGAAGCTTTAAAAGTGTTTTAATATTCAAATTTGATCAGTAGAGTCTAATAACAGAACGCAGAACAGAAAGCACTTGTATTAGCTCATAGATATTTTAAAACACACAGTTCATTGAGAAGGCTGATGATATATATTTCATAACAGATATTAACAGTTCATATAAATATCGGTATAATGACCATCTTCCTGAGAGTTTACCATTTGAATTGAATCTATGTTtgtaaaagtaaaatataaacgCTCACCACAGGCCTTCAATAATATCAGCACAGAGAAGAGCACTGCCGATCCCCTGAACCAGATTCAGTACAGACAGAATCCCAGCATACACGTAAAAACTCCTCTTAGCTGATGATAGAGACATTCATGATCACATAATGATAAACACAAACAGAGATAgaaagtgttataaataatCATTATCTGTCTCTCTGACTAAATGAGTTTTATAGGTGTATTTTTAGCTGATAGTtaaattaaagagcacctatcatgcctatttaacaaaatgttttagttttattatATATCATATCCAAAATGCCTTTAATTGGGTGGGAGCACAAACGTGCTGTTTtcgtgtgtgtacctttaaaggcggagtccacgatgtttgaaaaacgcgttggaaaaggagacgggccgactaccaaaacacacttatagccaatcaaatcaaatcaaatgccggtttgcgtatgtgtggggcgggtctatcaacagaaggtccagattctattggggtaggggcgtgtttgtttaggtgatttcaaatatcaacattggctttcaaacatcatggactccgcctttaaatgcaaatgagctatagctcctcactcccttatcAAAAGAGACAACGAGCGCTTTCAGttcaaatagatctgattcatGTAAATAAAGTCTGAGATAATCGTATCTCACTATTGAGATATGGCAGACAGCTTACAACTTGCCAaaggactgtcagtcagtggctgtgggtggggctttatcagtgtgacatcacattaacaagaaaatccaaacagcatgtctaatgagactgctttggtttaatggggatttaaAAAGGACGAGTGGGTAGGGCTGCTCGATTATGGGTATCAATTATTTTGGTACAAATCATAATCACGATTGTTTAACACGATTGACtttaaaaacattctgccaatctgtcattttttataagtaaatgaAAGAACATGTCCTGTTAACACAACCTGTGCATTTACTCACATGGTAATGAGATTTTGTCTCTGACTGGAGTTTTGGGAAGAATGACTATCAGAGAATACACCTGAAAAACAGTTCAAGTCTAAATtaaacttcaaaataagagtttaattctaatttaatataaaaagaaatgaagaaatcaATACCAGGAAAAAGAAGCAAGAACTGGCCAGCCAGAAGTGCCGCCCACCGTGACCGTAGATGTTGAAGTCTTTAGCCGAGAGATGTTTATCTGGGTAACGAATCTCCAGAGTTCCCTGAAGCAGCAACAGATTATGAAAGCAATAACTGTGAGTTTAAGGTGTGTGCATGGTAAAATCAGACATAGACATAGACATGGCCACCCTtactgcttttataaaacactggCAGTGTTGATACTGTAGCCACTAACCAGGAGCCACTGGTCACTGTTTTTAATTATCTGATATACAAGCGCACATGCTTACCTGTGTGATGGAATAGGCCAGGGCCAAGATCGCAGTGATGGCCAGCACACGCTTGATACTGGACTTACTCTCCAGATGACCTAAACCAGTTTAAATCACAAAACATGTCACTTTACAGACTTGAGATCAGTGTAAAGCAATAATAAACATTAAGAATTCAGGAACATACCAAAAGCCAGTCCCAGTATGATGACGCTGAGCTCAATACCTAATAAAAAGAAACGCGTGATTTCCCAAAGCACCTGCGGGCAGACACATCACATCACAGTCAACTGCACTATTAGAAGTAACGTTTCATGATGCAttgaattatatataaatatttcatTACTGTTAATGTCAGTAATATTCCTATTAGCTTATAAATATAAAGTCATTTAAGAGCAGGCAGCCTGTTGCGTGACAATCAATAGAAAATCATAACATAATAATACAACAAGCAATGGACAATGAGTGTTTTATTAGAAACATTAGGATATCTTTCACACTGATGAAATATTTTTGATTTAGTAATAACAGGAATAATAGAAATGAAGCCTAAGTTGTACCTTATCTATGAGCGTGGCAGCACTGGATGTGCTAACAGTCATGGAGACTATAGCACGTGTGATACCCACAGCAGCCACTACAAAcacctaaaacacacaaaacaacatCCACTTACATAAATCACACCATTAACACACTTTCTATGACTCTGTTTTCTATTTACAGCGATGTAAATTACATAACAGATAAATCATGAATCCAAATGCTTGAAAACTCAATAAGTCAAATGATGTAaggtatagatagatagatagatagacagacagacagacagacagacagacagatcacaCTATCGTCCGATAGTGTTGCCGAAATATCCTCTCAGtccaaaaataataaacaggaaaatgcaatgaatttgatctctgtgtatagaaaatgtaaagaaacatcactagtttaatgttcaatattaatggtcattatatgaaaatgtaatcttcagaatttagttaatgcaagttaatataaccacaaAACAATGGGTATCAGCAGGTATCAGCCTTACTAACTGGCTATCGGTAAAGGTGGACAAATttaatatcggtgcatctctagtttGATAGTTTATACCGCTGAGGGTCAAAGGTTTATTTACATTATTAAGAGTaagtttacattatttatttaactcattcaccaccagcctttttgagaaaagttgcccacctgcatttttgtgattttaacaaaagtttcacaaaattccttgcaggaaaaattatcttctataaatatataaacatacaaattatatcaaattaaagaacacaccctctgctttcaaacaaacaataaacaaacaaacaaacaaacaaacaaaatgggggtttcattatatatttactttttccacttaatttaactgctgaaatatggatatttctcttcaaaaatacaaattttgagcaaaaagcttaaaaaattgcgtttttgtaaaggaatttatgttagagatcagactcagaatgactatcaaacataaaggcagttaaaatacatcattaaatctttttaacttctgtttttgataaaagcggtattacactttcactttgaaatttgtccagaaaagcatatttattagttaaatattaactcataattgacgagataactcgtcaatggcggtgaatgagttaatgtacATTATTGAGAGTTATATGTATAGTTTACACTCCTGAAGGTTGGAGGTTTGAGCAATAATAATGTTAGACTTGAGTCAAAGCACAACTCTCACTCGGTGGGAAGCCCCAAGGGATTGAAACTACATTCCAGTTTCAGGTGAATAGCTGTGAAAGTTTTGGTGCTTACCAGTATATAAAATGCCACAAAGATGGGGCTGGATGTGAGACGGATCTTGGCCCGAGCAGAAGGAAGTTTCCACATCAGGAATATCAAGAATGCAACATTAGGGATGAGCAGCATCAGGTCCCAAAATCGAACCCTGACACAAACCAGACAAACTTCTTAACAGCAATACAAGGAAACAGCAGCTCAACTGCTTACAGTATAGATAATGTTTATAACCGTAGATAATAAACAAGTCATTTATTACTGTAATACTAGCCCACACACATCTAAAACAGGAATTTCAACTTTTACCTGTGATGGAAAGTACCTGTTTATCCACAAAGATCCACAGCatgtttttactttaatttaatgtttgatagttaagacacacacacatatattgtAGCAAGTCAATTAAATGCTTTagtttcatttgaattttatttGTTACGTTCTCTTGCACTAACATTGACCTAGTGCAAGATAACATGATGTCagattagatttgttttatgttAGGTTGAACACTAGTGTACATGAACGAGAGCACACAAATCTTAACTTCAAACATACATAAAAGGTTATGTTAGTAGAAATTACAACAGTGTTTACCTTCTGATTTATAACAAAATGTATGTAAACATTGCCaaacatttctttattgttgacttttttaatcagtgttttttaaacaagctaTTAATCACAGTATTAACTACTCAAAGTTTTAAAAGATTATTGTATTCTATTCAACAACATTAACTATTCAACTATATCATATCTCTTACAGGTGAACACACACGTGTACATCTTTTCAATTGGACATGCATGACTTTGTCTTTCGTGTACAAAAAAATGATATTCAGCTTTCATAAATCAATTGATATTGTTTCTCTTTTCATATAAGCTGCTGATTCATCACACATTCTAAAAAACAAAGAGAGGAAGTTGTCGTGGCCAAATCATCGCACATCTATCAGTACTGATAGTGTTAATGTCTTAAAACTGTGAAACGACTTCTGAGAAATTTGACATTGTAGTGCTATAGTTATATCAGAATATAAACCCAAGACAAAAATGAATTGTTGTCCCTTGAGATCAAAAGTATCTAAATAGAGGACACTTCAGTTTACACAGACATGAAAGCAGAACTGAAAGTAAATAACCTGCAATGCTAAAATCACATTCGTGTGTCTGACGGAAAGTCCTGGTGTCAATTTGCACCTCTTTAGTGGACACGGCCCGCTAAACTTTATTGAAAAGCGCAAACAATATTACAGTAAGTGTCCCTATCAGTTTAAAAACTGAAACTACACAGTCAGACACAGGTTATATATGCTATCTAAAGACGGTTAAAGTCTACAGACAGACCCCATGAAACATCGATTTTAATTTCTCAAATCAATGAATGAAGTGAAACTGGTAGCAGCAACTTTGTCACATTTAATGCAAACGTGTCAAAGTGTGCTGACATATAATGCCTAAAGCCTCATACTTTACAGACTTTACACCAGTGAAAACGGCTGTACCTGGAGTCTCCGATATCCTCATAGAGTATCTGTAGACATGTGTGTGGTTTGGTGATGTTGATCTCTTGATCTGGTGTAAAATCTGTGCTGTTCTCCACTGTGGGAAACGCACTTGTGTTGGCATAATGAGCAAATCTCACACTTTGTGTTACTCTCTCCAACATCCTGAACTAAACCTGTGGGAATAAAACAAACCTCATTCAATTCACACTCACCTGCATACATTGTATTTAAATGCAACACACATTATAACACATAGAGTCGagtaaacattataaacatgcaCAAGCAGAGATTCACAACTATGAATATATGATATTAAAGTTACAGTAGTTACCTGTAAATTGTAAATGATAGTGAAATATTTCGCACACATATTTGTTAGTAAAAATGTAGTCATACATCCACAACCATGAGAATTGCATGATCACAAATCAATAATAGCACAGATGTTACATTGAAATGTCTAAAATGTATCGTTGCAattgtataaaatatatcaaatgtaaCAAAGTAACTGTTCTGGAATGTAGGCTACGTGTTTGTATTTACACACAATGTTACATAACAGAGATCAAATACTCTGTGTAAATAAACTCATCACGCACTGATTTTAGCAAACGTTAAACTGAAATGAAAGGGAATTTGTCTTTATCTGTAATGTGTTTAGAGTGAATTATATCATCATGTGACACAAATCACACACACCGATCTAGTATCAGGTGATAAACAACAGAAACACAGCTCACCTTTAACTCTTAACGTTTTCCGATCAAAGGCTGATGTTATCCAGTATTAATGCCACCATTCGGTTTAATGGAGTCATAATAACTTTGATTCGTACGACggctgttgtttgtttgtttacaggCGGAATGAAACTGATGCGTCAGGCGCTTGTCAGATAAGTCAGCGTCAACGACCATAGACATACACAAAGACGTAGATACGTCATCAGCGGCTGTTTCTACGGGCAGtcgtccgccatattggaaCGGTCCAAGGagctttaaaatttaaaattagcTTCCTGCGGATTAAaggtaaaattattttattttataattattgtatttttattttattatgtagtAGACCCTGACCCATACATTATAATTGTTAAACTAACACAATACACCTAGACAAAAGTGTCTGCTTTAAAAGTCACTGCAATGTAAAAGTCTGTCATATTAAgttaatacatatacattttcaCCTCTGAAATATTAGCTCATTTTTTTCGGAAATTTATTTGCAGGGTTCACGAACCAGAGGGTGCGCAATATCCCAGTACGTTGTATCCTGGAAAACTGCGAGTGACGTCTGCAACTGGACctttccaaaatggcggacgcGTCTACATGTGGAGCGGCCGAAAGACGTATCTATGTACACATATCTATGTGAATTGCACTACCAAAGCAAAAATGGCCGTCATATGTGCatcacttcaaaataaaagacccaCCTTCCTCCCAGAGATAATGGCTGCCATCTAGCCAACACTTCAAAATaagggtttaaaaaaataaaacacagagGCTTTTCAAAATATAGTACTTAAACTACTGGAAGAGGTagatgttattttttatttcagcaaaaaaaaGTAAACATGTTATAAGAAAAGCATGCTTTTCGAACTGTACTAtttgaaatgtaaatgtaaagacaaacaaacataaCTTTTCCATGTTTTCAACACTTAAATGcgtataataaaataaaatattgtgttttatttatttatttgtttagacGATAATGTTGAAACCAGCGTGCATGAGAGGTGAACATAAGAGGGAACAAATAACATCCATTAAAAGATATTTTAGGGCATGCCGCATGTTAGGACAGTTTTTATGGGATCTGTCATTAATTTGACTTTAACGACACATGAATGGACCTTAGTATAGTAGACACAAAGACATAAATGTTGCAACTGTGTGGCTCCATTTTGCCaaataatcttaaaaaaatgtttttcttaaaagcaGAAAGTAGACAAAAATCCCACAGAGAACATGTGTTAACTTTAGACTTGAAACAAACTACCAAAGTATTGTATGAAATCATTAGTTAACTGTTATGTGTGCTTTGGGCTGACCCGACATCATCCTAACAGCCAGATAGACAGGCTCTGTAAAGTTCACCGTAAAGGAGTGGAGATGAGTTTTATCCCCACTCGTGTCGCTAATGCTATAAAATGCTAAAGTACTGCGACTGAAGCTCAGGTGTATCTCCACTCTCTTCAGAGATGGTGTACGTCTAAGCGGCGTGTCCTTTCCATTTTCGTAAGCCCTTAGTAAGTTATCACAGTACATGAGGCAACAGGACCCGGCACTGCTCTCCAGCCCACTACCAAAACCAGAGCGGGCCAACCCACCATAACACAGAGCTAAAACCCAGGGACAACCCTCAGCCTTCACGCTCCAAAGATGTTCTCCTTTGGAGAAGCTTTGGGAGCTCAGAGCCTGGAAAAAACTTGAAAACCTCTGAGAACCGGCCGGATACGACTGCTTTACTACACTGAAAGTCAGAGTTTTTAGATCTTCAGACAAGAGCAGGTTGGGGTGGATGGTCTCAGGGTCAAACGTCACCTCAGAAGGGTTGAGGATGATTCGTAAAGCTCTCTGAGCGGATCCCAGCCCGAGACGGAGTTGAGCGTTGTGTTGTTCCATTTCCGTGCAGACCTTTTTTAAACTGCTAAACAATTCACTCGAAGAATCGTTTAATGGCTCCAGAGTCAAGCTGGAAACTTGGGCTTCGATCGTTTGGATATCATCACTAAAACAGGTGCTATCGTTCCCATCCATCAGGGTATTGATCTGAAGTTCGGCAGTCCTTAATTTCTGCTGAAGGTCTGATAGCAGTACAACTCTATTTTGTGCAGCATCTTCTCTGGGCTTCAACTCAACCTCCAGAAGCTTCATACCAGTAACGCTGTACGTCTTCATCAGCTCTGTCATTTCCTCCAGTATGCTGCTAACCTCTTTCCTTAAATCAGCATGGGTTGCCTTTACTAAAGCCTCTCTGTCCTTCTCTTTAGTCACCAGATCATCCACTACAGCAAGCTTTTCATGTAAGCTATTCATTATGGGTAGTAATCTAGACATGTGTTTATTCGATTCAGTCTCCAAAGGAACGACTTTTTCTAATTCTGCTGACTGACAGTTTTCCTCTGCAGTGTCTGCTTCAACAGATCCATCACTATTGTTGACCATGTTGTCTTCTACAGTGGATTGAAGCTCAGCTCCGTCTGTGAGTCTGATGTTGTCTTTGAGGCTCTCAACAATGTTTTTAAGTTTCATATTTCTCGGTAGGGACTCTGGGTTGAGATGTTGCTCTCCACACACTGGACAACAAAGTTCTTGAGGTGTTTTTTGACACTCGGGGGCTTCCAGACATGCGAGGCAGAAACTGTGGGCACAAGGGAGTGTGACTGGATCGAGAAAGATACTGAGACAGATGGGACAGATGAGCTCAGACTCTAAACAGCTTTCAGAAGATGACTGGGCCATGATGATAGATGTCTCTGGTAAAACAGGGTTAAACAATTTAGCCAGTTTAAGGTTTGGCTTCAATGCATTTTTATTCTGAAGTATAGCTTCAAAAATTATAAACCCACATAGCAATTTTCTCTAATAACTAACAA
This genomic interval from Misgurnus anguillicaudatus chromosome 8, ASM2758022v2, whole genome shotgun sequence contains the following:
- the tpra1 gene encoding transmembrane protein adipocyte-associated 1 homolog translates to MLERVTQSVRFAHYANTSAFPTVENSTDFTPDQEINITKPHTCLQILYEDIGDSRVRFWDLMLLIPNVAFLIFLMWKLPSARAKIRLTSSPIFVAFYILVFVVAAVGITRAIVSMTVSTSSAATLIDKVLWEITRFFLLGIELSVIILGLAFGHLESKSSIKRVLAITAILALAYSITQGTLEIRYPDKHLSAKDFNIYGHGGRHFWLASSCFFFLVYSLIVILPKTPVRDKISLPSKRSFYVYAGILSVLNLVQGIGSALLCADIIEGLCCVDVTTFLYFSVFAPLIYVTFLKGFFGSEPKILFSYKSQIDEPEDSDVHLPNTSSSGLGRKELDHSSYSSTQIDGSGAYLDDVVSGPFGGGNSIDSDRWRSLNA
- the trim107 gene encoding E3 ubiquitin-protein ligase TRIM39, which encodes MAQSSSESCLESELICPICLSIFLDPVTLPCAHSFCLACLEAPECQKTPQELCCPVCGEQHLNPESLPRNMKLKNIVESLKDNIRLTDGAELQSTVEDNMVNNSDGSVEADTAEENCQSAELEKVVPLETESNKHMSRLLPIMNSLHEKLAVVDDLVTKEKDREALVKATHADLRKEVSSILEEMTELMKTYSVTGMKLLEVELKPREDAAQNRVVLLSDLQQKLRTAELQINTLMDGNDSTCFSDDIQTIEAQVSSLTLEPLNDSSSELFSSLKKVCTEMEQHNAQLRLGLGSAQRALRIILNPSEVTFDPETIHPNLLLSEDLKTLTFSVVKQSYPAGSQRFSSFFQALSSQSFSKGEHLWSVKAEGCPWVLALCYGGLARSGFGSGLESSAGSCCLMYCDNLLRAYENGKDTPLRRTPSLKRVEIHLSFSRSTLAFYSISDTSGDKTHLHSFTVNFTEPVYLAVRMMSGQPKAHITVN